From the genome of Pleuronectes platessa chromosome 12, fPlePla1.1, whole genome shotgun sequence:
ggttttaaactattgtctatgagcagagaatgaaatCTGCTTAGTTAACAGCTAAGTGTTTTAGAAATCTGAGGTCGATCAATTAAGTGTTGTACATCCTCACTGTGCATACACAATGCATAAGTAATGTATTGATATATATTTGACCTTTGTTATATtgttaatgataataatatattaaccTTGTTTTACTGTACAGCCATATGCTATAATATTATAAtgttgcagtgattttcttacttaattttgtgggtttttcttctctctcccagGTCTCTGTTTAACACCTCCTGTCTTGTCTCCTGTTCTTGACACTACCTCAAAATTCCCTGTTCTCTCTCATCTTTACTTTCCAAATCTCCTGTATCATTCTATCTGTAAAAATGGACGCCCCAGAGCCGGTGCAGCCCAGTCTCAACTCCTCCTATGTTCCGACTGCTCTCGGCAACCACGACACATCTGAGGACGAGGACAACGAGGACCTGAGTCCCTCTGCGTCCCTCCTGCCCAAGCCTTCGTCAGTGCCTCTGGCCGTGCGCTACAGTCCGGAGGACTCCTATTGTCTTGTGTACATAATCTTCTTTCTGATGGGTATCGGCTCCCTGCTGCCCTGGAACTTCTTCATAACAGCCAAACACTACTGGCTCTACAAACTGAGTAACAACACTAATCCCAGCAGCAGTGAGGATCAACGTTCACATCTCAGTGTGAGTGGATGGGACGACAAGCTAAACACAAATTGGTTTTATTGTTCAAGTGTGAACACAGGAATCATGTGACAGATGTGAGGACTCGGTGTCCTTCCACATTTGTCATCCATTCCAACACAATCACACTGTTAGAAATGCCAGAAGCTTGTCAAAGGGGGATAAGTTAAAGTCAGAAATGGTCAAAGAAAAGTATCTTCCCTCCAAATGCTATTAGTTAGGATAGTAAACACAGAAGAGGTTACTCTTAATTTGCTTTGATACTATGTGGGTTCATGCAACAGTTTCTCCTATCAAAGTGAACTTACAACAATATGtgtcacagaaagaaagaaaacagcaagTAGTGATTGATTTAAATGTCTTCACAGTTAATTACCACGGTTGATTATGTGGCTTCTGTTTCGCTCTATCTGTACAATACAGCTACTGCCACTTCCTGATGGGATGCAGAGATAATTTATTGATAACATGCACTATGTTGTTATAGTTGAGTAAACATCAGCCAAAATACTTTTAGTCAAGATTGgcttttctataaaaaaaacaaaacaatacaatgtTCGGATTAAAAAACAGCCTTTATATGAGTGAAACTACAAATATGAGAAAAAAGTTtttgttctccttctcctctcatttcctccttCTTTGTTTGAGATGATATTTGAATGTATGGGTGTGGGCTGTTGTGTTCAAGTAGTGTGTTCAAGTTCAAGAAACTCTTCTGTTCACAGGACTACTTTGAAAGTTATCTGGTCATTGCCTCCACGGTTccttctgtgctgtccctggtACTCAACTACATCCTAGTTAAcaggttaacacacacacacacacacacacacacacacacacacacattattccttctgtgtttttttacattctgtCTGGAATTAGATGAGTCTGTTCTTGTTTGAGATCATTTTAGGGGTTGATAACGttgatgtttctttatttttttatttatatttatattatttttgtagATAATCAAATCTCAGCTTTGTGCGGAGTCAATATAGTTCATATCTTATCTTTCACAAAACATCTCATCTTAATTTGAATTTCTTTCTAATCCCTGTGCTGGTAGGTTGTCTTCGAATGTCCGGATCCTGGCGTCTCTCTTTGTGATCCTGGTGGTGTTTGCGGTGACCACGGTGCTGGTGAAGGTGGACGTGTCAGACAGCAGGGTGGAGTTCTTTGTCGGGACTCTAGTCAGCGTGGCTGTCGTCAGTGGGGCCTCCAACCTCTTCTCTGGCAGCGTGTTTGGCATCAGTGGACATTTCCCCATGAGGATCTCTCAGGCTCTTATATCAGGTACTGTCCTCATTCAGGTCGGGAACATCTCTTGTTTGCagtgtttttgttgtaaaaatactATTTCTGTTATCTTGATAACTGGAGAATATGTGCTGTAGAGGGCTCAGAACACAAATCGAGTGCTAGCGCTGGTTCAGACGTGCGCCCACTTTTTAAGAACCTGTTTGCTTTTCCATTGGCTAGAGCCGGCTTAGAGTCACACCATTACGTCACCATATAAGTCACTGGCTACATCTTTGATTTCCCAGTGGGTGATTCATCATTTACTTTGCTGATATAATGGTCTGCCTCCTCAGAAATCGATTCAACTGGGTATACACAGTATCAACACTGATCCCAACATATTGTTCCAAAGTTTTCTTAAATGGGTCAAATCTTGTTTTCATAGCTGTGGACATTCATTCCTGCTGAcaaaaaccaacacacagacacagtgtcatAATACACCTACGTAAAGTCAGactaggtaaaaacaaaaaatgctggTCTTCGTCAACACAAATGTCCGGTTGATGTGCATACAGAGCTGTGAAGTGAGATCAATACAAGTGGTCACATCAAAGTTGTGGTTGATCTTGTTAGTCATGATAATCCTGTGCCAAACCTCTGACGGAGGCGGTTCTTACTTCGAGATCAGTTGGTGCCACTCTGGAACCAGTTTTAGTGGCTGAGAGGGAGTTCTTTGGctgtggaaacacaaagaactgATTCCAGACAAGCCACTGGCCCTGGAAATGCCTTTCTGGAAAAAAGAgataaatattcagtttttggaaccttgttttcaacatttgcatatttatgCATATTTATCTGGGAAAAAACTTCTCTACTGCCTCAAACTTTAGGTTCAGtgtcttttatatttgtattaagcAAATTAGACTTATTTTTCAatcaattaatagttttaaattgATTCAAAGCAACACTATACAACTTTTACCTTAAAATTGctgcagacatgcactgaactctgcagattCTCCGCAGTTTCTCCAGaggacgtgcatgtgtgtgttcatctcccATATTCACAGAGGAACCTTTTTAAAATATCAAGAATTATGAACAGAGTTTGATGTATTTGTTACAGGCGGGGagttgtttcagttcagtgagtgagACTATGCAGGCGGAGCTCCACTCAACACATTGATAGTCTTTGTTTAATATCTACATGAAAACCAATTAATCGCTTCGACATGGAACCCGACAGAATAAATCACCCTGTGTTGCTCGGTAAAACTttcatagtgttgctttaacatAGAGGTAATTATGGCAGGTATTTCAAAGTTCTATTCTTAAACAACTGCACAATAAGCTGATTCTTATTATTTTGTTCTCAGGCCAGGCTATGGGCGGCACGCTGAGTGCAGTAGCATCAGTAATGGACCTGGCGCTCACGAATGACGTGACAGACAGCGCTCTGGCCTATTTCCTGACGGCTGACTTCTTCATTCTGCTCTGTATCATCACATATCTGCTGCTGCCAAAACTGGCATATTCAAGGTCAGCAGACAAGGATATTGTTGGTCCCATTTAGATAATACTACCTACCAAACCTGTCAAAGTTACTTTCATCATAATGAATATCATAGATTCTAGAtagttacctctgccaaggagattatgtttcATCGCTCAcgttttttctgtgtgtttgtacacagAAAAgctttccacaaaacttggtttgAATTATGTGGTAGGGGTCAAGAAAGAGCCAATGTGTAATTTTGCATACTACCACTAGATGGTGCCAAAGGTTAAACAAGTTTAAatcccaaacacaactacgatttaGATCAGTAGCAGTGAacataataaacacattctATTTTTCTAATGTATTAAACATAATGAAATTGAACTCTTTTTAAGTTTGACCTGCCCCTTGAGACAGAGTAATAAAGATCTTATAATTAAACTGTCAGACGACTAGTTCAATACATCTTGTTCAAGTGCAgctatattataaaataatgattGAGTACATTAAGAGCAATTTAAAGCTTAGTTGCAGCTGTTGAGACTTCACAGATAAAATTCAGAAAGACATCTCACTCTTCAAAAGTTATTGGAGCATTTATGCTGCATCCTGCTTCTTTCCCCTAGACACTACATGCTGGCAGCAACATGCACCAGCGCAGGCGTGATGACAGAAGATGGAAGTGACGGCACGGTCAGCAGAGTCTCTACCCCCCCACTGCGTCCCATCCTGAGGAAGACGTGGGTGCTGGGCTTCAGTGTCTTCTGTGTCTTCTGCATCTCTATAACGGTGTTCCCTGCAGTATCCTCAGGGATCCAGTCTGTCAACAAGGACAGCGGCAGCCCCTGGACAACCACTTACTTTGTGCCCCTCACCAGCTTCCTCCTGTACAATCTAGCAGACTTCTGCGGCAGGCAGGCCACCGCCTGGCTGCAGGTCCCAGGCCCCACCAGCCGAGtcctgccggtgctggtgctatGTCGCACCATCATGGTCCCACTTCTCATATTCTGTAACTACCAGCCAAGGgaccacattcacacagtgctaTTCAGACATGATGCTTTCCCTGTGCTGTTTAATTGCATGTTAGGCCTCTCCAATGGCTACTTAGGCACTCTACCAATGATCTATGGACCCAAGGTGGTCCCTCGGGAGCTGGCAGAGGCCACAGGAGTAGTCATGTCCTTCTTCCTCACTCTGGGACTGGCGGTTGGATCTGCATTCTCCGTGCTCATCGTGCACTCCATCTGATCAGGCTGTGAGGCAATAGCCCTGTCATGTGCAGCGGTATAATGGAGCACGACGGATGAGGTAGATGGCCCAGTGCTGATGAAACACCAGGGCTTCAACGCAAAGCACACCAGTACAGACTGGTGTATTATGAGGAAACACTGACATGCTTCTCATTGTCCCTCTTGTCTAAAAAGCCTTAACTCCTTCATACCTCATTAAAAGTACTGAGTTTACACTGATGTGGCTCATTATGAACCAGAGGGGCCAAGCATATTATCTGTACATATCTGAATGAGGAAATGGGTCCTAAAGCGAGAGTTGCAATTTATGCAGTCCATAAGGGACAATTCATTAAACAGTTTGTCATTTCATATTGGAAATGCATGTTGTACAGATATCTCAAGGTGATACAGATTTTGTGAAAGGGGTGTTCAACTTAAATTAACAAACTTGCCAGTGGTAAGAAAACACCACATCTTTCTGAGGGACAGAGGTGGGAAAATGTGTCCAAGTGTGCTCAATGAACCGGATGTTGATTTGTCTGTAACTGAACTGAACTTGATCACACATGATAAACTGAACATTTCCAATAACTTGTGGATTTACTTTATCATGCATTATAAACCGACAAAATTCCAACAACTTGTGGATTTCAGTTATTTTAATTGACTCAATTGATCACTTGCACTCCAAGTTAAAAGGGTATTTTGTACCTTGGGCTAAAAGTAGCACTTAAACTGGTGCTTTTATCAAAAACGACACGTCATTCTCCTGTAGTGGAATGGAGGAAATCAAATGACCCCCGGACACTAGTTGTCTGTAATCTTTAGAAAAAGTCAGCTGTTACATTTGCAGTCATGGAGCCCCTTGTTAGTATGAGTTGTTTAGTCCAGTATCGACCATGGTGTTGTGACCTGACTGAAGAAATAATTAAGCAGATTGATTCATTTTAACAATACAAGACTTATTCAGTTTACAGTAAAGGAAATGAGACTGAAGTGTATTGGGATCATTTTAATTGTTAAAAATGTACAGATTTAATGGACAGTTTGCTCAGAATTTGAAGCAGAAAAATCAAATTTGAGATGCTTTTTGCATTAATGCATTTTTGTCTGCAAATAGAAATTTATTTCAAAGATCAGACTTCCTACTAAAAGTTATGCCCGTTATTAACACACTGAGCCATCTCTCCATGAGGGGTTTCACCAGGGAAAAGGATAAGAAAACAGCTGGGGGGGGGTCTGAAGACACAGCAGGACAGCTGATGCGTAGCCAACAACTttaatttgtgttctcacacacaaacacacacacacaaagacacaactttCAACAAGCAATGTAGGGAAATATAACAACTAAATGTGCTCAGACGCTTGAGCTGCAGGCCACTATAGACAAATCACTCCCTCCCCATCCCCCACCCCAAAAACTAATTTCAGTCCCTTTTCTCCATGACATCATTGAAAATATCAAAAGTTTAAACAGAAGTAATTTAAGtctattaaaaaagaaacaaatttaaaaacaggGAAAC
Proteins encoded in this window:
- the slc29a3 gene encoding equilibrative nucleoside transporter 3; protein product: MDAPEPVQPSLNSSYVPTALGNHDTSEDEDNEDLSPSASLLPKPSSVPLAVRYSPEDSYCLVYIIFFLMGIGSLLPWNFFITAKHYWLYKLSNNTNPSSSEDQRSHLSDYFESYLVIASTVPSVLSLVLNYILVNRLSSNVRILASLFVILVVFAVTTVLVKVDVSDSRVEFFVGTLVSVAVVSGASNLFSGSVFGISGHFPMRISQALISGQAMGGTLSAVASVMDLALTNDVTDSALAYFLTADFFILLCIITYLLLPKLAYSRHYMLAATCTSAGVMTEDGSDGTVSRVSTPPLRPILRKTWVLGFSVFCVFCISITVFPAVSSGIQSVNKDSGSPWTTTYFVPLTSFLLYNLADFCGRQATAWLQVPGPTSRVLPVLVLCRTIMVPLLIFCNYQPRDHIHTVLFRHDAFPVLFNCMLGLSNGYLGTLPMIYGPKVVPRELAEATGVVMSFFLTLGLAVGSAFSVLIVHSI